Below is a genomic region from Nitrospira lenta.
GTCAACCATCCCACGCTCTCCTTCAAGGATCGCGTCGTGGCGGTCGCGTTAACGCGCGCCCGAGAGTTGGGATTTGAAACAGTGGCCTGCGCCTCGACGGGCAATCTGGCCAATTCCGTGTCCGCCCATGCCGCCGCCGCCAATCTCCATTGCTACGTCTTCATCCCGGGAGATTTGGAAGCCGCGAAGGTGTTGGGCAACCTCATCTATAAGCCCCATGTGGTTGAGGTCGAGGGCAATTACGACGATGTAAACCGTCTCTGCAGCGAAATCGCCGGCGAACATGGCTGGGGATTTGTGAACATCAACATCCGCCCCTACTACGCCGAAGGCTCCAAGACGCTTGCATACGAAACCGTTGAGCAACTCGGCTGGAAGACACCGGACCAGGTCGTCATTCCCATGGCCTCTGGCTCTCTCCTGACCAAGATCTGGAAAGGCCTGCACGAAATGAAATACGTGGGGCTCATCGATGAGGTTCACACGAAGCTCAACGGCGCCCAGGCGGAAGGCTGCTCTCCGATTTCCACCGCCTTCAAAGCGGGACGCGATTTCTTCAAGCCGGTCAAGCCCAAGACCATCGCCAAATCGCTGGCCATCGGCAACCCTGCCGACGGCTACTACGCGCTGAAGGCGACGGCCGAGAGCAAAGGCGCTATGGAGATGGTGACCGACGAAGAAGTCGTCGACGGGATCAAACTGCTCGCGCAGACCGAAGGCATCTTCGCTGAAACCGCCGGCGGCGTGACCATCGGCGTGCTGAAGAAACTGGTCAAGCAGGGCGTGATCAAGAAAAATGAAGTGACGGTCGCCTACATCACGGGGAACGGATTGAAGACGCAGGAAGCGGTCATCGACGCCGTCGGACGGCCGACCCGCATTCAACCAAGCCTCGTGGCCTTTGAAAAAACCTTTAAGTTGGGAAAGAACGGTGGTGGTGACGCATGATTAAAGTCCGCATTCCCACTCCCCTCCGGCCGCTGACGAAGAACCAGGGGGAGGTTGAAACGACAGCCGGCAGTATCACGAACATGATCGAGTCGCTGAACAGCGCGCATCCCGGGATCAAGGACCGCCTCTGCGATGAGACCGGTGAATTGCGCCGCTTCGTCAACATCTATGTCAACGAAGAAGACATCCGATTCCTCAAGGGCAAAGAGACCATGCTCAAAGATGGGGATGAAGTCTCCATTGTGCCCGCGATTGCAGGAGGCTAACCATGTCACACTTACGCTTCCATGTGCGGTTTCCTGAAGACAAAGTCAAAGAACCGATCATTTACCAGATCGGCCGCGAATACAATATCGTCACCAACGTCCGCCGGGCCGATGTGCGCGAAACGACCGGCTGGGTGGATGTAGAGTTGTCCGGCGAAATCGCCGAGATCGAACGGGCCCTCGACGGCCTTCGCAAGAAGGGCTGCGTCGTCGATCCCATTGAATTGAACGTGGTGGAATAAGACAACCGGATTGCAGTCTACGCACATCATGGAACTTACAGAATCGCAGATACAACGTTATAGCCGCCACATCATCTTGAATGAAGTGGGCGGCAAAGGGCAGAAGAAGCTCTCGCAAGCGAAAATCTTGCTGATCGGGGCAGGAGGCCTCGGATCACCGGCCGGGCTCTATTTGGCAGCCGCCGGCATCGGCACGATCGGATTGGTCGACGGCGATGTCGTCGATCTTTCCAATCTCCAACGGCAGATCAT
It encodes:
- the thrC gene encoding threonine synthase; this translates as MTKMKALVCRECGKEYPTKAIHVCEMCFGPLEVKYNYEEIKKAISRKKIQEGPHSMWRYIDLLPVEGTNFVGPHAGLTPLVRAKNLGAYLGLDELYIKNDTVNHPTLSFKDRVVAVALTRARELGFETVACASTGNLANSVSAHAAAANLHCYVFIPGDLEAAKVLGNLIYKPHVVEVEGNYDDVNRLCSEIAGEHGWGFVNINIRPYYAEGSKTLAYETVEQLGWKTPDQVVIPMASGSLLTKIWKGLHEMKYVGLIDEVHTKLNGAQAEGCSPISTAFKAGRDFFKPVKPKTIAKSLAIGNPADGYYALKATAESKGAMEMVTDEEVVDGIKLLAQTEGIFAETAGGVTIGVLKKLVKQGVIKKNEVTVAYITGNGLKTQEAVIDAVGRPTRIQPSLVAFEKTFKLGKNGGGDA
- a CDS encoding MoaD/ThiS family protein, encoding MIKVRIPTPLRPLTKNQGEVETTAGSITNMIESLNSAHPGIKDRLCDETGELRRFVNIYVNEEDIRFLKGKETMLKDGDEVSIVPAIAGG
- a CDS encoding NIL domain-containing protein; the protein is MSHLRFHVRFPEDKVKEPIIYQIGREYNIVTNVRRADVRETTGWVDVELSGEIAEIERALDGLRKKGCVVDPIELNVVE